A section of the Rummeliibacillus pycnus genome encodes:
- the sufD gene encoding Fe-S cluster assembly protein SufD has translation MTVETKLSVTAQDVRSFSEANNEPSWLTELRERALADVETLPMVKPDKTNVEKWNFTEFPTHTVESSTYASLEELPEEVKEIVDVENQRNVYIQHNNTPAYLQISDELTSQGVIITDIQTAAREHSELVRKYFMTEGVKVDQHKLTALHAALVNGGVFVYVPKNVIVEEPIQAVFLHDNADASLYNHVLVVAEANSSVTYVENYLSTVDEAKGQASIIAEVIVNDNANVTFGAVDVLAKGFTTYVNRRAILHRDAKVDWALGLMNDSDTISENITYLKGDGSYADTKSVVVGRGEQSQNFTTEVRHWGKASNGYILIHGVMKDSSRGIFNGIGKIEHGATKADAEQESRVLMLSKDARGDANPILLIDEDDVTAGHAASVGRVDPVQLYYLMSRGISKAEAERLVIHGFLAPVVNKLPIESVRKQLTEVIERKVR, from the coding sequence ATGACGGTTGAAACAAAATTATCAGTAACCGCTCAGGATGTACGCTCTTTCTCTGAAGCTAACAATGAACCTAGCTGGTTGACTGAGCTTCGTGAACGTGCATTAGCGGACGTAGAAACGCTACCAATGGTAAAACCAGATAAAACAAACGTTGAAAAATGGAATTTTACAGAATTCCCTACACATACTGTTGAAAGTTCAACATATGCTAGTCTTGAAGAACTTCCAGAAGAAGTAAAAGAAATTGTAGATGTAGAAAACCAACGTAATGTTTATATCCAACATAACAATACACCTGCTTATCTACAAATTTCTGATGAGTTAACTTCACAAGGTGTGATCATTACAGATATTCAAACAGCAGCTCGCGAACATAGCGAACTTGTTCGAAAATATTTTATGACTGAAGGCGTAAAAGTAGACCAACATAAACTAACAGCTTTACATGCTGCATTAGTGAATGGCGGTGTATTTGTATATGTTCCTAAAAATGTAATTGTAGAAGAACCAATTCAAGCTGTTTTCCTACACGATAATGCAGATGCATCATTATACAACCATGTATTAGTTGTTGCTGAAGCAAATAGTTCAGTTACTTATGTAGAAAATTATCTTTCAACTGTTGATGAAGCAAAAGGACAAGCAAGTATCATTGCGGAAGTAATCGTAAATGATAACGCAAATGTAACATTTGGTGCTGTTGATGTTCTTGCAAAAGGTTTCACAACGTATGTAAATCGCCGTGCAATCTTACACCGTGATGCAAAAGTTGATTGGGCATTAGGTTTAATGAACGATAGTGATACGATTTCAGAAAATATCACTTACTTAAAAGGTGATGGCTCATACGCAGATACAAAATCTGTTGTTGTTGGTCGTGGGGAACAAAGCCAGAACTTCACAACTGAAGTTCGACACTGGGGTAAAGCATCAAATGGTTATATCTTAATCCATGGTGTTATGAAAGACTCTTCACGTGGCATTTTCAATGGAATAGGTAAAATTGAACACGGTGCTACAAAGGCTGATGCAGAACAAGAATCACGTGTTTTAATGTTAAGCAAAGATGCTCGTGGAGATGCAAACCCAATTCTATTAATTGATGAAGATGATGTAACAGCTGGACATGCTGCTTCTGTAGGTCGCGTTGATCCAGTTCAACTCTATTATTTAATGAGTCGTGGTATTTCTAAAGCAGAAGCAGAACGATTAGTAATCCATGGATTCCTTGCACCAGTTGTGAATAAATTACCGATTGAAAGTGTTAGAAAACAACTGACGGAGGTCATAGAAAGGAAAGTTCGCTAA
- the sufC gene encoding Fe-S cluster assembly ATPase SufC codes for MSTLVIKDLHVAIDGKEILKGVNLSLNTNEIHAIMGPNGTGKSTLASAIMGHPKYEVTSGSITLDGEDVLEMEVDERAKAGLFLAMQYPSEISGVTNADFLRSAINARRGEGNEVSLMKFIRDLDQKMEFLEMPEEMGQRYLNEGFSGGEKKRNEILQLMMLKPKFAILDEIDSGLDIDALKVVSKGINAMRGEGFGCLMITHYQRLLNYITPDHVHIMMQGKVVRSGGAELAEKLEAEGYDWIKKELGIEDEEEETTGQEA; via the coding sequence ATGTCAACATTAGTCATTAAAGATCTTCACGTCGCTATCGACGGTAAAGAGATTTTAAAGGGTGTTAACTTATCACTCAATACAAACGAAATTCACGCAATTATGGGACCAAATGGTACTGGTAAATCCACTCTAGCTTCAGCTATCATGGGTCACCCAAAATATGAAGTTACTTCTGGTTCTATCACTTTAGATGGTGAAGATGTACTTGAAATGGAAGTAGATGAACGTGCTAAAGCTGGATTATTCCTAGCAATGCAATATCCATCAGAAATTTCTGGTGTGACAAATGCTGATTTCTTACGATCTGCTATTAATGCACGTCGCGGCGAAGGTAACGAAGTATCTCTTATGAAATTCATCCGCGATTTAGATCAAAAAATGGAATTCTTAGAAATGCCAGAAGAAATGGGTCAACGTTACTTAAACGAAGGATTCTCTGGCGGTGAAAAGAAACGTAACGAAATTCTTCAATTAATGATGCTAAAACCTAAATTTGCAATTTTAGACGAAATTGACTCTGGTCTTGATATTGATGCACTTAAAGTTGTATCTAAAGGTATTAATGCTATGCGTGGTGAAGGTTTTGGTTGCTTAATGATCACTCACTATCAACGTTTACTAAACTACATCACTCCTGATCATGTTCATATTATGATGCAAGGGAAAGTAGTTCGTTCTGGTGGAGCCGAATTAGCAGAAAAACTTGAAGCTGAAGGCTACGATTGGATTAAAAAAGAGTTAGGTATCGAAGACGAAGAAGAAGAAACAACAGGACAAGAAGCATAA